Within the Salvia hispanica cultivar TCC Black 2014 chromosome 4, UniMelb_Shisp_WGS_1.0, whole genome shotgun sequence genome, the region tccatgctgctccccgtgcatctgcatcagatCATGACAATCTTGggggtagggcttcgaaggtactgaTTACGGAAAATAGCAATCACGCCCTGACAGAAATACTTAAGACATTCCAGGATtgtcgactcaccgatgtggaggtactcatcccacatgtccgCCGTGCCTCCGTtggccaactgcctgattgccgccgtgcattttgaataggggtgtggccgggtctgccagacgcatcgtgcctgaagcagaaataaagatatcgatgctccaaagcgtcaacgacacgcataaacaactccctccgcattctaaaacgccgcctgaacatgttggcgggaaaccgTGGGTTCTCTGAGAAGTAGTCGTCAaatagccgctgatgtgcagctacgtgatcccgatcaatcactgctcggcggtggacaatGGGAGGAGGGCGAGATACCGCCTGCTGTTCGACCAttcgcatgtaccgctctaGCTCTCGGTTCAtataggcctccatagcctcgttcatctgCCGTTcgtagggctggggaaaaataccgaaaaaatgatatatcgctcgtatcgtattgaaaaatatcgaaaaattatcgatttttcgatatatcgtatttttcgatacgatacgatatcgtatcggaagttttcgatacgataacgatatgaatttccttatatcgcgatatatcgttttatatcgaaaatacgatatatatcgatattttattttcgatatatattgatatttaacgatatatcgaatttcggtacgatatatcgaaatatcgatacgaaaacgatatgaaatttttttatatcgaaagttcgatatatcgaaactttcgatacgataacgatatgaaattctttcatatcgatattttcgatacgatacacgatacaacgttttcgttacgatatatcgtatcgacccacccctagccgttcgtactccttagtatccccaccactaccaccactaccaccaccgctaccacccgcgttactcatcgctcaatgttgctcttgtacagaaatttagtgagagagaaaactcgttaaaacaagtggtgcaaatgaaaatgaaactaaaatcgcgtatatataggttttcaaaaaaatttaaaaaaaaaaacaaaaattgggggttggccgatcggcacgccacaatggcggccagcgccctcaaatcggctagcccacgccgatttttTCGCCGATTCGCGGCTGGCCGATTCTAATAGTTcagctagccgaccggctagcgacgcgaatcggctagccggtgggctagctgctattggagatgctctaaggcCTTCACTAAATGAATACATCAAACTATgcttattaatttcatttgtttcacACGACAAAAAGAGTGAGCTTTTGAATCCTCTAATTTTTTGGCTAATAGTTCGACTCCCAACTGGTAGTCCACTATGTTAATCATACATGTCTTGAGCAGCCTCATcctgtctcatttttccatcatCATCTAGGGGTTTAGAGTCAATGGATAGTATATTAGTATGACCTTTTGGCATTACTATTCTTTGGTTGCATAATATGACCTTTTggcattattaattttttgtttagatattgagaatttatttttgaggAGTAACTTACGGTGTTAATGTTTACAAGTGCAGGTTTTCAAATTCTATCATTATATTATGTGGATAATTTGTTGAAAGTGCATAAAAATTGCTTTCTAATTAAGATACAACTCAAAACCACTTTTTCAATGCAAATGGGCCTCTGGCGAAAACTAAAATCTAAGTCGcctaaaatacaaaaaaaaaatataaaaaaaatacaaaaattaactTTTGGGCTTACTAGGCCTTTAAAAACATGGCTTAGAAATTAGTATCATATGCTTCAtgttatgaaaataattattcgtatataaaatttttgagtTTATTTAAGTACGATCTTCATTGCATTTTCTATGCAATATAGTCAAGCTTCTTATTTAGATAATGGGAAAAAAGCGTCAGAATTGATTATGAAGTAATGATATCAACATTCAATCAATCTCCAATTTTAtccacattttaaaaaatatgaaaggaAAGTATAAAACGGCCAGAGTGAACAGTTGAAaagaaaacaactaaaaattataaatgcaaTTAGAAGAGAGACTAATGTGACGCcggagataaaaaaaagtagactTCCTCTGTTCCCTTTGTTCCACTGAAGATGgttcattactaaaaataaaattttttttatctatactttattctttttatctgacacataaaataaaactgtaTAAATTCTcatgccgcccaagaaaggtcATCTTTCTTGAACAGAtgatatttaataaaagttgTACTTTTATGCTTGAATAGGTTTAAGGGCAAAATTATCAGTTCAGATATTAGGAAGTGTCCTcgatttataaaattgttagCAAACTCTATATTTAGGTGATAGAAAGGTAAGAGGCCCAAGTATTGGGCATATGAGCAATGCACTAACAAATTGGTAGTACTCAATTGATAAGATAGCTAAATGTTGAGGTATAGCTGAACGAGAAGACCATGAAGACTTATTAACAAAGGAGGACTGAACCTCTCTCGTCATTGTACTCATTTACTATTAAGTTGAATTATTTCGTTTTTGTTCTAGTTTTATCTTGTTccttatttttcaattttagatttgCATTAGACTGAGTGTGATGACAGacgaaagaaaaataaaagttgattaggtaaaaaaacaaaaaaaatatttctactttttcatgCGTATCACGATCAGAACACAatgttttagatttttaatacATGTAAATTTTCCTACGAGACACCTTAGACCAAAACAATGTTATTTTGGGTCAATATACATCGATGTTATGTAAGATTTGATTCGGTGAACACCCGACTTTGGGAGTAAATTGactaaaatatcaagatttattaattcttttatttatttaaattttacaatagATATCACAATTCGTAATTTTAGAATAATAcaccattttaattttaattttcaaggGTTTTGATACAAATCTCACAAATCTGATTATATCTCAATGCAGATAGCAGAGCATAATACAGTACTGATTTTCAATACTACAAAACAAATAGTACTCGCTCACTCCGATGTCCCTTCCGACGGCGTCGTTTGACTACGGATTAGACTCCGACGCCGACGAACTCCAGGCCATCGCCGCCGAGCAACGCTTCGAACTAATGACCGCCAAAACCGTCGACGCCGACCTCGATTTCGCCTTCGATCTCCAACTCCAGGAAGCCATAACCGCTTCTCTATCCCTTAATCCCCAACCTTCCACCTCCTCCACTGCCGCCGCTGTCGATCAACCCCAACGAAACGAGGAGGAATTGAAATTCACCGACCTCCTCTCCGACGAGCTCCTCAAACTCGAGCAGGAACTCAGAGACCAAGCTATTTCCGAGAGAGAATTCCAGAATTTGAAGAATGATCTCGACAGGCGGCTCCACGATCATCAGTTGGCGCTTGAGATCTCGAGAATGTCGGATGATGAGTGGGATGATTGGGGGGATGATTTTGAGCGACCGTTTGGGGAAGGCAGTTCGAAAGGGGGGAGTAATGAGATATTTAGGGTTTATTTCAAGGGTTTGATGGAGAATCGTTTGACTGACGAATCTCCTCTCGGAGGAATTGGCGTCGCGATATGCGATTCGAGGGATGATTTGTTGTTTGAGTTGCGGAAGCCTTTCGTGGCCCACGGGGCGAACCGCCGGACCGCAGATATCACGGCTCTTATCGAAGGGCTCAATGCTGCACTGGAACTCCAACTGCAAAGGCTTGTTTTCTACTGCGATTATAATCCGATTTTCAATTATGTGAGTTTTGGTTTGTTCTTCTTAATTTGTCGAAAATacttttttgttaaatagATGCAGCTATGCTATGTGCGTGCTTATCTACACTGCAATCGGTGCTATGATCGTTGTATGATTGTGTTTCAGTTGTTAAACTATAGATTTTATTGTTTGAGTTGGATTTCCCAATATTTATTGGTTTTGACTCAACCGTTTTGTGGACATTTACTTTTCTCAGCAAAATATTAGCTGCTCTCTACTCTACTTTATCTTCTAATAGAGCTGCATGTCCCTTACTGCTTGAACCTTGATGTTAGGAGGAAATGATTGCTCTAAGGGCTTCTTCTTCTGTTCTGTTctcatttttatgatatttttaatgctgaaaaaatctaatttctttttgtaaTCCCACATGCTGAGACATTGTGATGTTGTGTCTTGAATAGAGAAAGAGCTATGAACAAGTCAGGTTGATATACGAGCGCTGTATGATCAACAAACTGTGcttgtcattttttttgaagTCGTGTGCTTGTCCTTTGTTTTCCTTCTAATGTCGTAAATGCAGTCTCTTTTGTGTTCTACTAGGATCTTGCTTAATATTAGTGCATACACTGACTATTCTAACCCCCCCACCCTTTATCCCTCCCTCATAGGATAGTATTCGTATCAAGGTTAACAGTTAGGCACTTATGCAAAAGTGGGAGAGTTATGACCTGGGTGGCTTGGGTTCATGTTGCATTGTTAATATGGAACATGGTTATTGTCACTTAGCTTAATTTCACTTCAGTTTGACAAAAGTATTATGAGCACTGTTTAGTAAATTCCCATCATTCTTAACAATTGCAAGTGTTGGCTTGGATTAAGTATCAGGGTTTCTGCATTTGCGAATAGCTAAATTGCTGCAACTCTTTTTCAACCGCAGGTTACTAGACAGTGGTCGAGCAAACAGAAAAAAGTTGCTGCACTGGTAGATAGAGTAACCGATCTTTCAAAAAAGTTTACGTACTGCCAGCCAGCTCGTGTTGCTCGAAAAGACATAAAGTTTGCGTTTAAACTAGCTAGAGAAGCGATAGATGCTCAGGTAAACAGGGCTGCAGAGGCAAGTAGCTCTAATAATCCAAAGGAGGCGTGTGTTATCTGTTTGGAGGATTCAAATATAAACCAGATCTTCTCTATCGATGATTGTCTGCACCGCTATTGCTTTTCTTGCATGAAACAACACGTGGAAATGAAGCTACTCCATGGCCTGCTGCCTACTTGTCCACACGAAGGATGCAAATctgaattgaaaattgataGTTGCAGAACATTCTTGACACCTAGGTTGATAGACATTATGAGTCAGCGTATGAAGGAGGCCTCGATTCCAGTGACAGAGAAAGTTTACTGTCCTTACCCTAAATGTTCAGCTCTAATGTCCAAGTCAGAGGCTCTTGAACATTCAAAGCCTGCCATAGTAGGAGCGGAAAGATCAGGAGCCAGAAAGTGCTTAAAATGCAATAACCACTTTTGTATAAATTGTAAAGTTCCCTGGCACAATAACTCAACTTGTACTCAGTACAAATTGTGCAACCCTCATCCCCCTCAAGAAGAAGCAAAACTGAAGAACTTAGCAGCAACAAATTTGTGGCGTCAGTGTGTAAAATGCAACTATATGATTGAACTCGCTACTGGATGTTACCATATGACTTGCAGGTATGGTTGAACCCATATAACTTCATTAAGTTGATATCATACTTGTAGTCTGTCCAGTCTGAAATGTTTACATTATGTTTCTATACCATATCATATGAAATTCCTTATAGCTAGGATATTGACATTCTTACTTTGAATATGCTTAaaactttttgtttttcttatttgaagtctcctactattaatttttcactAGAAAAAGTTatcaagaagaaaaacagaaattttattttcaaccgGGCTGTATTGGAACTAAACATGCTGTGTGCCTATAGAGCAGGCATGATTGCCACTCCATAATCTTCCATAGAATAAAACATAAGAATCACTGATCATATTATAGATACTAATGCTTTTAGAGACTTTTTGAGAGGGCTTTTAgagatttttaatattaaggTATTATGGTTCTCACATTTCCCTGCAGATGTGGAAATGAATTTTGTTACACATGTGGTGCTGAgtggaaaaagaagaaggcgACCTGCTCTTGTCCACTTTGGGATGAGGAGAACATTCTGGAAGATGACTTCGACTCGGATGAAGAAGACGAGGATGCATACTTAGATTCAGATTCAGATTCAGATGGATATTAGATTAGATTTTGTAATCGTAAAGAGTTCTCCTTTTGGACTACTTGTCAAGTATTTTTCGGAACCATTTTGGCTTAGGATTGTAATTTGTGAATATACCACTTGTTGGAATCAGCATTGCTTTTTTTCTAACACATGAGAGACTCGTGTTTGTTATGAAAGTAATTTTTGTCTTACAGAAATATTAACGGATGTTTATGTACATCCGTAATCATAAACTTGTTTTAAGTGATTACAAATTTTTCATTACTACTCACTTAATTGAACACTCAACACAACTCATAATTagctaaaaagaaaatagggaCATAAAAAGGAGAAGTTATATACAATTATGTCGGAGGAGCTTACAACTCGTCGATATGTCCGAGTGGTTAAGGAGACAGACTCGAAATCTGTTGGGCTTTGCCTGCGCAGGTTCGAATCCTGCTGTCGACGTTTTTCAGTTTTTACAAAGTTAATGTTCcttgaattatttttacattcatacttaattatatattgcagtttatttataattaattgaatttatttttgttaagttGAATAAATATGctgcaaaaatataaaaataaaataaaattataatgtaaaaaattaatttaacaaaaattataatgataatgatCAATTTAGttatcttaaattaaattaattatcaaaattaaatacttcatatgttttatactccattgtccacaaaaaataatttcatattgtcattttaaaaaattaataaaaaatagtcttatttctAAAAGTGAAAAGTTTCTCAATAACTTTATCTACTTTATATAttctcttatatttatatatattttctttatatcaCTCTTgttttacctatttttttatattctcttGTATTTcattagaatttatttattaaaagtcatattatccatatataaaattatcttttaagACGGAAAGAGTATTAAAGTAGATCGATTGGTTGTGAcattattcaatatttttttattaaaagaaacCGTGGTGGCGTGGTTCAAAAAGGTTGATTCGAGTTTCAAAGAGACCGAAAccttttccccctttttgTTAGATCATCACCATATACTCGtatcattttagaaaaatgacaaAGAATAGCTAGTAAATTTCAAGCGTCCCATAAAAAAACATGTGACGATTGTGTtgaatgtaaaataaaaaagaaaaagaaaacaattgaaaatataCTAGAGATATTGGATGAGATGGGAAGGAATCCATGAACTCATTTGTGTCTTAAGCAGAGACGGCCAGCAAGGCTAACCATCGATGCATGACAAACACCTGtaccctttctctctctacatatACACCATTTCTTGCATTCACCATTTCAACATATCCACGGAGATACTTACTACttgtactactatttagtTCATGGATAAGACGACACGTTTGTTGGCCGTTTTGGCCTTGCTGGCGGCGCTTGCGGTGGCCGTCTCTGCCCGCAAGGACGACGAGCGGTGGTCGGAAAGGGAAAGAGGCCGCGAAGAAGAGCGGTGGTCAGAGAGGGAGCGACGAGGCCACGAAGAAGCTCGTGGCGGCGACGAGGGCGGCACGGGATGGCGCGAGGGGGACGACTGGTTCTTGCTTCACCATTCGAAGCCGGTGGTCAAGACGGAGGCTGGGAGCATGAAGCTCGTCAGGGGCTCCGGCAAAAGCCCTATGCATATTGGCTTCATCACCATGGAACCTAAGAGCTTGTTCATTCCTCAGTATCTCGATTCCTCACTCATCCTCTTCGTTCGCAGAGGTATCATCTATTAGTCACGAATTGCACTAGAGATAGATAGCTAGGTAATGCTATGATGTATTCTTGATTGCAGGGGAAGCAAGAGTGGGGAATATATACAAAGATGAACTGGTGGAGAGGAGATTGAAGGTCGGGGATATATACCGAATTGCGGCGGGATCGGCCTTTTATTTGATCAATGCAGAGGAAGGCCAGAGGCTTCATATTGTCTGCAGCATTGATACATCCGACAGCCTCACACCCTATAAATTTCAAGTACActtacaatttacaaattacaaattacaaattacaaaccAAACCCTCCCTAGCTAGtaatttcatttgaatttttctccTAAACACTCTGCTTTTTGCCAGTCCTTCTACGTTGCTGGTGGAAAGAATCCTAAGTCGGTGCTCTCTGGATTCGATCATTTAACGTTGTCGACGGCATTCAATGTAAGTACATTCTCAATGTACATGCTCCTTTCTAGCTATGGAATGGTTTGAGTAAGgatgtttgtttttcttttctttcctcAGGTGACACAGGAAGAACTGGAAGATATGCTGATGAGCCAACGCGAAGGTCCGATCATCTACTTATCGAACACAACTCATGCCCCGAGGATGGCTGAGATGAGGCAAATCGGAGGAGATGAGCAACAATCGACATGGTCTTTTAGGAAGATGATGGTGTCTTTCATGGACTGGAGTAACAAGAAGAAGGATGATAGGAAGGGTGGTTCCAGAACCGGTAAAGGCCCGGACGCGTACAACCTCTACGACAGAAAGCCCGATTTCAAGAACGACTACGGGTGGAGCGTTGCCCTCGACGAGAAGAACTATCCGCCCCTCCGCTACAACAACATTGGAGTCTATCTTGTCAACCTCACTGCGGTAATTAAGCTTCCTTTTGATTGTCTTTTTCACTGAGACAAGACTTATGTATGTAATGTGAATGCAGGGATCGATGATGGCGCCTCATATCAATCCGATGGCGACAGAGTATGGGGTTGTGTTGAAAGGAAGTGGGACGATACAAATCGTGTATCCAAATGGGAGCTTGGCTATGAATGCTAAAGTGAACGAAGGAGATGTGTTTTGGATACCTCGCTTCTTCCCCTTCTGCCAGATCGCGTCACGAACCGGGCCGTTTGAGTTCTTTGGGTTCACCACCTCGGCCCGCAACAACTGGCCTCAGTTCTTGGTGGGAGCAAACTCGTTGCTCCACGCGATGAG harbors:
- the LOC125223983 gene encoding E3 ubiquitin-protein ligase RSL1-like, which produces MSLPTASFDYGLDSDADELQAIAAEQRFELMTAKTVDADLDFAFDLQLQEAITASLSLNPQPSTSSTAAAVDQPQRNEEELKFTDLLSDELLKLEQELRDQAISEREFQNLKNDLDRRLHDHQLALEISRMSDDEWDDWGDDFERPFGEGSSKGGSNEIFRVYFKGLMENRLTDESPLGGIGVAICDSRDDLLFELRKPFVAHGANRRTADITALIEGLNAALELQLQRLVFYCDYNPIFNYVTRQWSSKQKKVAALVDRVTDLSKKFTYCQPARVARKDIKFAFKLAREAIDAQVNRAAEASSSNNPKEACVICLEDSNINQIFSIDDCLHRYCFSCMKQHVEMKLLHGLLPTCPHEGCKSELKIDSCRTFLTPRLIDIMSQRMKEASIPVTEKVYCPYPKCSALMSKSEALEHSKPAIVGAERSGARKCLKCNNHFCINCKVPWHNNSTCTQYKLCNPHPPQEEAKLKNLAATNLWRQCVKCNYMIELATGCYHMTCRCGNEFCYTCGAEWKKKKATCSCPLWDEENILEDDFDSDEEDEDAYLDSDSDSDGY
- the LOC125224333 gene encoding vicilin-like seed storage protein At2g28490 translates to MDKTTRLLAVLALLAALAVAVSARKDDERWSERERGREEERWSERERRGHEEARGGDEGGTGWREGDDWFLLHHSKPVVKTEAGSMKLVRGSGKSPMHIGFITMEPKSLFIPQYLDSSLILFVRRGEARVGNIYKDELVERRLKVGDIYRIAAGSAFYLINAEEGQRLHIVCSIDTSDSLTPYKFQSFYVAGGKNPKSVLSGFDHLTLSTAFNVTQEELEDMLMSQREGPIIYLSNTTHAPRMAEMRQIGGDEQQSTWSFRKMMVSFMDWSNKKKDDRKGGSRTGKGPDAYNLYDRKPDFKNDYGWSVALDEKNYPPLRYNNIGVYLVNLTAGSMMAPHINPMATEYGVVLKGSGTIQIVYPNGSLAMNAKVNEGDVFWIPRFFPFCQIASRTGPFEFFGFTTSARNNWPQFLVGANSLLHAMRGPEFAAAFGMSEKSFDYIIDAQRESTILPTATVAPPDEGAPGGVREAVRKFWSEW